The Algoriphagus halophilus sequence ATTTCCCCTTCTTGACTACGTTCTCTTTGTAGAAAAATCTCCCTGCCAAAAGAATCAAAAATCCGTAAATCACTGTAACTCCCCTCCAAATTCAGAATAGTCTCCACAGGATTTGGGAAGACTTTTATCAATCTAGCTTCAGGAACAGAGCTTTCTTCAAAGGGAGCATCCACACTGACATGAGGTCGGATCATCATGGCTCCTTGAACTTCCGTATTTTCTTCCCAAGCTCCTAAGACATTATAATATAACTTGTCTCCTTGGTCATTGGATTTATCAAGTCCTACATGAATAAAATCGTTGGTAAACTGGGCGTAGCCAATGTAGAATTCTCCGGATACTTGAATATTCGTGTCCAAGGAATAGTACAAGAATTCCTCTCCGGCTTCTTTTACAGGTATCAAGTCCTCTCTTCTATAAATAGGTCCTTGATCTAAGTCTTTCCAAACTAGAATGTCAATGGCTTGATTTGCTTGATTGGGATTCGTGAAATTGATGGAAATCCCTTTTAAAAAGACCTCCTCCGGAGTATCATATTTCACGGCTAGCATTCCTGATTTTTGATTGATGCCTGCAGCATAATCTGCGGTCCCCCTATCATAAGAAAAATAGTCTTGAACAGGGAAATAGCTCTTTACGGTGTCATTTACACGATAATCAAGGGTCTGAAAAAATGTCGTGTCATTTCCGTCTACCTCAAAATACAAATCATCACCAGTAGTAAGGGAAGTCTTGAACTCTAGGGCAGATGCACCACTCGAAATAGGAGCTTCATCAAATTCATTGCTAGTAAAGCTCCTTCTTTCTTTGGAATTAGGTACTGGGTCAAAGGGGGTATTTTGATTGATAGCCACGATGCTATTCGTCAAAGTATCCCGCAGCTGAATGGTGTATTCCATCGCTCTAAACCTGTTCTCTAAATTGTAAAACTGATTCTCAATTCTACTCCAAAAACCCTCCTGATTACCTTCAATTAATGGGAATGGGTAAGCAGCATAATCTCCTAATTGAACCTGATTTACTTGGGTTAGACTTCTGTCTTTGTAGTTCAAATCAGTGGTTGACCTACCGTAATTGAAATACACATAATCCAAAATCCAGCTATCAAAAGGGCCTACTTGTCTTCCATCCGCTACGAATCGGAATTGGAATGCCTCATGCTGATATTCAGGTCCAACCTGAATGATTTCTTGGGAGAACATGGTTTGGTTTTCTTCAATTCCTCCAAATTGATTCCATACAGTGATCCAATTTCCTGATTCATTTAGAAACTGTAAAAAGAACTGATCGTTGCTGTCGGGATATTCTGCTTTTCCACCTGCTTGCCAAAAGTAACTCAAGTACAGTGAGTTGGAGTTTTGGCCAGATAAATCAAAAACCTTGGAGGTCAACATATCAGTAATACCAATATCCCTTTGGGAGAGGGAATAGGGCTTACCATTGGCATCCACTCCATTAAACAATACTTGTCCTACAGAGGGCGCATCAATTCCGATAGTTTCTGTATAGGAAGCTCCGTTTACCTCCCAAACCATGGTGTCCAATCCTTGAGAGAAGTCATCCCAAAAAGGAATGGGTTGCGTATCTTGAATTCTTAACTGTTGACGTTCGGCAGTATTTTTCGGGATTTTTACTTGATGGATAGGGGCAAACTCCACGATTTGAGCATGAGACTCTAATTCCAAGCCTAAAAATAGGAGGAAGGCACATGTACAAATGAGGGATAGGCCTTTGCCCATTGATTTAAAAATTTTCTTTAGAGATCCAAAGCTCAATCAGTTCTCCGGTTTTTACTTGAGTTCCTGCAGGAGGAATTTGCATAAAGATTTTACCAGGAGCTACGGTATCGTTTTCAGCGAAATTTTTATCTCCAACTCTTAATCCAGAACCTAAGATTAAAAACTCTGCGTCAATTTCATCCATTCCTGTCAAACTTGGGACTTCTAAGATCTGATTTCCCAATCCGTCACCCACCACTAAGTCAATTCTGGCCCCTTTTGGAATTTCGAATCCTTCAGGTACATCCACACCCCTATATTTTTGCTCCAATACCACATTGATACCAATGTCTGGTACATACACAATGTCCCCTCTTTCTAAGCCCATGTTTGCCAAGATTTCCTGCACATTTTTAAGGGGTGTATTCACCAAGTTAGGCATTTTAAGCATTGGTGCATTTCTGGCATTCAGGGTTAAATAGATTTTTCTTCCAGTTTTAACCTGTGAATTTGCTTCCGGAAATTGCTTGAGAACTGCCAAAGGTTTTTCGTCTGTGCTAAAAGCAGAGTCTACCGATACCTCATACTCTAAACTTGCATCTTCTAAAATACTTTTGCCTTCCTCAAAGGTATATCCGCTCAAGTCAGGAACAGATACTGTTTCACCATGATTGGTGTACATAGGAAGGTAAAGCTTCAGAAATAAGTAACCTAGTAATACAGAAAGCCCGATCACAATAAATAGATTGATCAATACTTTCTTTATGGAATAGTTAAATGAACTCATTTTGAAATGTTACGATAGCTAAAGATACATGGGAAATTGAAACCCTACAACGAAGAGATTCCCAAAAACCAGCTTAACCACAGACAAAAAATAAGCCGAAGAATGAACTTCGGCCTGAAAACAAGTTAATTTATTATTAAACGCCTGGTTTCCTGTATGGTAGGGCTGGTGATTTTGATGATGAATACTCCCTTTGAAAATAATTCTGTACTAAAAGAATACGTTTGGTTGAGGGTGCCAGGGTAATTTAAATCCTGGACAACCATACCCGAGGTAGAGATCACTTGAATATTTACATCTTCAAACTGAGCTAAATTAAATGCAATATTGAATAGGTCTCGTGCAGGATTAGGGTAGAGTATACTCATTCCTTCCCCAGGAATAACGGGGTCCGGGTTAGCACTTTGGAATAATTCAATATTGTCCAGATAAATCGGACTGTCCTCGCTAGATCCACCAGCTACCACAAAGGCCAGCCTAATTTTACCATCTGTCAATCCCGCGTATTCAGTTAAGTTGACATATTTTCTGGCATAGTCATTCACTGAGTTTGGATTGGCTTCACCAGAAGACACAGTAGAAATTTCTGATCCGGAAATTTGGTATGCGATGGAAAAGTCTTGGCCTCCGTCTGTACTTACCAATACATTGAAGGTGGTAGTACTACTCACTTCCCCTGCCGCTAAATCAAAGAAAACACTGGCTTGTTTTCTGCTGCTTAAATCAAATATAGAGGTTCCCAACCAGTAGGTATTTCCTTCTTCTTGGTTTTGAAGCCTGGCCACATTGTTTGGTCCTTCTCCAGAATTGATAGGGATAATCTCCCAAGCAGTCTGATCCGATTCTGGGTTGATGGTTTGATTGATCGGAGTAATACTGGATGAGTTATTGAAATTCTGTCTCCAAGGGGTTAGAATGGTATTATCATCTTCAATAACATACCGGGTTAAGTCATCTGAATTGTCGCCGTTTTGATCAAAATTTGGCTGCCTAACTTCTATCTCAATTTTGTTTTTGCCTGAGGCAGTAGATTTTGGAGAAGATAAAGTAAAGTTCTCACCCGGTTCTACGCTGGAACCACTGGCCAAGAAAGTTTGTGTTACTCCATCATTTGTACTCTTAGAAAAGATAAACCTAGAAACAGGTAGATTTCCAGTGTTTTGAAGGAGATATATCTCATTATCCTGTTCACCGTCTGCAATCGGAGAAGGGGTAATCATTTCATTGATGGACAGTTCATACTTGAATTGCTCTGTCGGTAGAATACGGATGTTTCGAATGTATACATTATTACCGTAGGAGTTTTGATTGATAAACGCGAAGCGTATCGTACCCAGGTCCCTGTATTCACTTAAATTGACGATCTCAGTTCTGAATTGAGAGGAGGTAGATACAAAGAATTCATCTAAGGTTGGCTCCACTGTTTCCAGACTTTGACCAAATTTCTGATAGGTGGCGTTAGCCAAATCAAAATTATTTCCACAGTCTTG is a genomic window containing:
- a CDS encoding T9SS type A sorting domain-containing protein encodes the protein MGKGLSLICTCAFLLFLGLELESHAQIVEFAPIHQVKIPKNTAERQQLRIQDTQPIPFWDDFSQGLDTMVWEVNGASYTETIGIDAPSVGQVLFNGVDANGKPYSLSQRDIGITDMLTSKVFDLSGQNSNSLYLSYFWQAGGKAEYPDSNDQFFLQFLNESGNWITVWNQFGGIEENQTMFSQEIIQVGPEYQHEAFQFRFVADGRQVGPFDSWILDYVYFNYGRSTTDLNYKDRSLTQVNQVQLGDYAAYPFPLIEGNQEGFWSRIENQFYNLENRFRAMEYTIQLRDTLTNSIVAINQNTPFDPVPNSKERRSFTSNEFDEAPISSGASALEFKTSLTTGDDLYFEVDGNDTTFFQTLDYRVNDTVKSYFPVQDYFSYDRGTADYAAGINQKSGMLAVKYDTPEEVFLKGISINFTNPNQANQAIDILVWKDLDQGPIYRREDLIPVKEAGEEFLYYSLDTNIQVSGEFYIGYAQFTNDFIHVGLDKSNDQGDKLYYNVLGAWEENTEVQGAMMIRPHVSVDAPFEESSVPEARLIKVFPNPVETILNLEGSYSDLRIFDSFGREIFLQRERSQEGEIINFTGQHPGIYVINVVSEDGSQSIRILVK
- a CDS encoding PASTA domain-containing protein; translated protein: MSSFNYSIKKVLINLFIVIGLSVLLGYLFLKLYLPMYTNHGETVSVPDLSGYTFEEGKSILEDASLEYEVSVDSAFSTDEKPLAVLKQFPEANSQVKTGRKIYLTLNARNAPMLKMPNLVNTPLKNVQEILANMGLERGDIVYVPDIGINVVLEQKYRGVDVPEGFEIPKGARIDLVVGDGLGNQILEVPSLTGMDEIDAEFLILGSGLRVGDKNFAENDTVAPGKIFMQIPPAGTQVKTGELIELWISKENF